Sequence from the Candidatus Hydrogenedentota bacterium genome:
CAACTGGGCGATGAGATGGGCTGGATCGCCGCCGCAGCACACGCGCGCCATCATGCGCGCCATCGACGCGAGGATGCCGCGCTGGGAACTGCGCGCGCGGTAAACGAACGCCTTGCCTTCCTTGCGCCGCGACACATGCCCCTTCTCCACCAAGACGCGCAGAACCGACCGAAGCGTCGCGTTTTCGATGGGCCATGCAAACTCCTCCTGAATATCCGAGGGCTTCGACGGCCCCTTCTCCCACAAGACCCGCATCGCTTCCAGTTCGTTTTCATTGAGTTCCGGCATAGTCTGCTCCATTTGTACGTCGCCATGTGTGAAAGTATCACACATGGCGACGCGCGTCAAGCAGAATCTGTGAATGTTTCACACTTCAGGGTGGCGGAGTCTCCGGGGGGGTGCGCCACAAAGGCGCCAAGATGAGATGTTCGATGCTGGTGCGTTGACCGCGCTGGATCGAGAATCGGGGGATGGAGAGTTTAAGGGTACCATGAAAATCCCGCGTTGACTGCG
This genomic interval carries:
- a CDS encoding BlaI/MecI/CopY family transcriptional regulator, yielding MPELNENELEAMRVLWEKGPSKPSDIQEEFAWPIENATLRSVLRVLVEKGHVSRRKEGKAFVYRARSSQRGILASMARMMARVCCGGDPAHLIAQLIRMEKLSDEELLNLRRIANESNSMPRKRR